In the genome of Phacochoerus africanus isolate WHEZ1 chromosome 5, ROS_Pafr_v1, whole genome shotgun sequence, the window ATTGATGCACACTTTGGTTGTTTGTAGTTGTTGGCTAGTACAGACTGATGCAGTGATTATTTGACATGCTATTTCAgaagttattttgttttcatttttttgttcgtttgaccacacctgggtcagggattgaatctgtgccacagcagtgctaacactggatcctttaaccactatgccaccagtGAACACCCAGAAGATATGTTATTAATGTTGGGTTCTGGgtgccttagtttttttttttttaattgatatttccccagtgcaattttttttctactgtacagcatggtgacccagttacacatacatgtatacattcttttttctcacattatcatgctccatcataagtgactagacatagttcccagtgctacacagcaggatctcactactaatccattccaaaggcagtagttcgcatctattaaccccaagctcccaatccaacccactccctcccccatgggTGCCTTAGTTTTTGAAGTCTGTGCTTCATAAGGACTCTCTTAATGAACATTTCCTCCTTGCCCCTTACTATGGATGATATTTATGGAGTGTCAAGCCCCAATCCCTGGTGGATATAATGGAAATTGTTAACAACATGAGAATTGTACAGTATTGCCCAATGGGCTTCTTCTGGGATATGATGTATTTCGAATTATATGGATTTTCCTTAATTTGAGAGATGTAGGTAAGTGAATAGTTTCAACTTACTTTTTTCAAGAGTCTTTCCTTGAATAATGTAGCCAGAATAAGATGGACAGGAAGAATAATGATGGGATATATTAAAAACATCCTAGAAATAGAAAATCCTTTAATCTTTCACTTTGCTTGGTATTGTGGTTTTGGCTGAGTTTGATCAGTAAGAAAAATCTTTTGGGGAAAAAGATTCCAATTGAGCATTTTAATAGGAGGGGAGCTTAATTTTAGATGAGACTATTAGTTTGGAGTGCAACCTAGGTTTACTGCTAGGAGGAGGGGATaatgataaacatttaaaacaacaGTTTATAAGTTGTTTTCTAGTACCTTACTTAATGATTCTCACAGTGATCCTGTAAGTTAGATATTACCGTCTTTGGAtttgaaagatgagaaaactgtgggTTGAAAAGGTTAAATGGCTAGATATTAGTTCATGAGTGACAGAGCTATCAAGTCTGTACACCatatcaatttccttttcttgaaagTTACAATGAAAAGTTTATCATTTCAGCAGTTATCAGTGAGTTTTGGTTCTCCAGGAAGAGTACGGGGGAAATAGCTTcagctcttctttttctctaatcCCTAAATTGACTGtttgccctgtgtgtgtgtgtgtgtgtgtgtagcataaTATCCTAATATTTGGGCAGATTAGTGATGAAGTGAAAGGGTCAAAAATTGAAtaaagagttccctgatggctcagcgggtttCAGAACCTGAGTTATCATCCTTGTGGgtctggttgttgctgtggcataggttcaatccctggcccgggaactgcaTGCCTCCAgcaaggccagaaaaaaaaaaaaaaaaaaagaactatatagattggagattttttctttttagcttaaaAACAGTGTATAAAAAAGGTGTGAAAATCAGAAGTTCCACTGTTGACCAGGTTTTAGGACTGGCATCTTACACAAGATCCTTAGGCCTTAAAGTCGaaaaaggtgggaggaggggtaGAAACAGGATActaccttaaaataaaaaagaaacaaaaacaaactattaTTATGACACtaggaaaatttgaaaattaagcaGTCAGTTGTTTGCTTTGGACTCTGCTGGGGAATCTGTTTAATATGAAATtcagatataacaattttaaggtTTAACCCCAAGTCTTTTATTGAGGGTATGAAACTTTCTTACTCTCTTTCTAGTTTTGTAAGTATTTCATAACAACATTTCCTCGGAGGTCAAAGGTATTCTACTTAGTTGTGATTCTTGTATAATTTTAAAGTCATTCTTTGTTCCTGATACTTAGGTGGAATATTGGGATTTAAAAGACAATGGaaggttagggagttcccctcgtggctcagtggttaatgaatccgactaggaaccatgaggttgtgggttcaatccctggcctcgctcagtgggttaaggatccggcgttgctgtgagttgtggtgtaggtcgcagatgtggctgggatcctccgttgctgtggctgtggtgtaggccgtcggctacagctccagatagacccctagcctgggaacctccatacgccgagtgtgcggccatagaaaagaccaaaagaaaaaaaaaacaaacaaacaaaacaaaaaagataacgGGGGGTTGGAAATAATGTTTGTTGTATGACTACTCTATCAGACCctttacatttattgatttttatcctGGGGACGCACCTTGAGTACTGTTATgcctattttagagatgagaataACTGAGGGCTGCTATATCACACTGCAGTCGTTACAGAGTTGAGACATGCAGTTACATAAATATAACTTGAAACAAGGTAACTGTTTACGGTGTCAAAGCCATGGTTAGGTGGTAAAAGTGGCTCTCTGAAGCAAAAACTAGTATTTGCAGGATCACAGGCACACTACCATGCTCCTGCTTCTACAAATGCACTTCCCAACGTGGCCGCAAACACGCATGCCAAGGAGTGAAACCTTGCGGGGTAAGTATCCACTAAGGACTCCTGTTATGGTGGGGAAACCGGGGCGACTTTCCGCGTGGAGAGCTGCCTCTGCGTGTCCTCTGTGCTCTTCGTTTAAGGAAgttggctgggggagggggcttgcCCTGCGGCTGCGTCCTGCTCCgcacgccctccccctcccagcctctgctgccACTAAACCCCGGAGAGCGGAGCGTGCACGTTGAGAATCCTCGGCAGGCCTGGCCGCGGCTGCTGGGCATGCTCAGTGGGCAGGACTCGTTAGAGTGGCGAGTAAGGAAGCGTTGGCTCTTCTCCGGGTCTGCCTTCCCCGGTTCAGGCCCCGGCCCTGGGCTTTTGTGTGcgcggagctgcagccgccgctGCCTCCTCGCGGGGCCGCCCGACCCCAGATGCCGTCTGGCCTGTCCGGTGTCCGTCGTTAACCTCGCCGCGCGGCCGGAGgaggcgcggggcggggccggcgggccCGCGGCCGGGCGGGCAGGAGGGCCCcgctgggggtaggggtgggtgcGGGGAGTcccgcggggggtggggggagggggcgggcgcgGAGTCACGGGGGTGGGGTCACCGGCGTTGGCTCCGGGAGGCCGACCCGGAGGGGAGGGGGCCGTGGGGGCGGCTCGGCGGAACCTGCCCCGGCTGGGGAGCAGCGGCGACTCCGGGGGCCGGGGCCAGGGCTTTCCCGGCTTGGGTAAAGCCGCCGCGGGCCTCATCTTCCGGCGGTCGCCCGAGTTTGTGGTGATTgttgccgccgccgccaccgccccggctgccatctcctcctcctcccgggccgccgcctcctcttcttcctcctcctcctgggccgGGCTGATCCCCTCCCCGCTGCCGCCTCCTCCTGGGCTGGGCCCGCGGTGTCTCGTCCCCTTGCGGAgccgctcccgccgccgccgccgccgccgccgccgcctcctcatTCATCCTCGTGCACCATAGGCGGCACAGGCACCAAGATGTCCAACCGAGTGGTCTGCCGGGAAGCCAGTCACGCCGGGAGCTGGTACACAGCCTCAGGTAGGGCCCCAGGCCGGCCGGCCcgcccgccgccgctgccgcctgGCCCCGCGCCCGGCCGGCCGAGGTCGGCGGCTCGGCCCCGCGCGGCAGCGGGAGGGACGAGGGCGCGGACGGCCGCCGGCCGCGGACCGCGTGGGGAGGGAGCGGGCCGGAGGCGGGCCTCGCCGCCTCCCCCACCCGGGCGGCATCCCGCGGGGCAGCTCCGGGTCGGCCGGCCTCACGCTCTGCCCCGAGTTGGGCGAGAGGGGAGAGTTGCCGCCTGGGCAGCCTGCCCCCTCCCTCGGGACCAGGCTCGAGGAAAGAATGTGCTCCTGGTCCGAGCCTACTTATCGTCTCCCCCGGCTCTTGGGAAGCGGGCGGCGGGCCGCAGCCACCCCCGGCAGGACGGTTTGCACGGGGCCGAGCGACCCTCCGCCCTCCGGCCGCGGGAGGGAcgctccttcctcttctcccgtcttctttcctctcctctccgcCGGCGCTCCGAGCGTTGCCCGCGACCGGGGAGTTCTCAGGCTCCCGGGGCGCACGCCCGCTTCTGCCGGCCGGTCTCTGGCCAGGCGGTCTTGGCAGTTTAAAAGGGAGGCCGCATTTCCCCCTCAGCGTTCAGGTGCTCAGCCGGCTGGAGAAGAGCGAAGGGTAGTACTCGTTGGCGTTGCCAGACCAGAGGCAAGGTCTTGGCATGTGGGATCTGCGAGCAGAGGCCCTTTTCTGGGATTTGCAGCTCTGTCTGTTGGGGGTAGGGTAGAAGTATTACTAAGCAGAGGCTTGGGGTGGCCTCCCAGCTCTTTTGTCAGTGTTTTCATTGTTACTGTCATTCACGAAAGGGGCAGCTGGAGATGGCATCAGCACTTTTCCTGAGCAGCCTCTCCAGTCTCTAGTCGCTCAACACCGAGTAGGTGCTGGCACTACCTGGGTTGGGTCAGGTTTTGAGAGAGTTTATAGTCTTCTGTCGACACTGTCCAAAAACATTTTAGAGATCTTTATGTAAGAGAGAGTAGGGACTTTCCCTTTAATAAAGCTCTTGTTAGAACGACTGTTTTCTGGGGTTATTTTCAGGAGTCACATTTATGGTAAGTTGACAAAGTTGTACTGTGATTCCTGAGTTTTCAGTCATTTGCAGTTGGCCTGTCAATAACTAGACCCAGTTCTTTAATGCGGATGGGATCATGCTTCCTTTTGCAGTTAGCTGGATTGGATAGTGACATGTTTTGTGAGAAAACAAAGATTTGGAGGAAAATTCATTTCTCCGAGGTTGCTAAACTCATTAAATACAAACTCTTTACTGACTCACTGAATATTTGCTGTGTTAAGAAGATACAAAGAATTATGATGATATAGACTTGCAAGCTTAACAGGTAGCTATAGTTGTGCATTAAGCAGATGACTTTTAATAGTTACATGGCTTCCCTCATGGTCCTAAAGTACTTCATAAACATTTGATCAGTTCTCACAACCTTAGAATGTcagttaagtttttctttttctgcttatgGGCATGCTCCCAAGACTCTGTACAAACCAGTGAGTGGCTGAAGCGTGATGGGAGTCAGTGGCTCCTGGGTTTGTTCTCCAATCAGtgcattattaatattaaaattatcaatGAATAATAGTCTTTTCAGGGTTGTAAATCACTAAGCTTTTTTTGTGCATTGTGTTTTGAAGCGTTAAAATCTTAGTTTTCACTTTCATGGCCATCTTTtggttaatttgtttttgttttctatacttttcaaaagtgttttaaacttttttgtggTTTGAATTGAAATGTGGGCAAATGATTCTGGAGGAATTTTTATAGGTTCTTGAACATTCTTTGTCTAGTAAAATAAGGCATAGTTCACACTTCTGGACTTGAAAATTCTTCACTAGTCTTCTCAAGTCTAAGAAGAATCCTTTAATCCATCCCAAAACATTCTGTGATTAAAACTATTAATAGGGAACTAAAATGTGcagctttcttaaaattttattaaagtatattagtCCCCAAATTCTGAATGAAATCATTAATGCTATTTTGGTAATGTGGATTGTCATAGAGAAccttagtgtttaaaaaaaaaaagtcagattgtggcttgtgtgtgtgttgtgtttatATGTGACTTTTAACTTGAGTGAATTTAAAGGGTGAATTTAAAGCGATTTAGTTATAAaagcttattttgtattttaaaaatgagtaaaaatataGGTAAGTAAATTTTGACTTGGTCAGGTAACTTCTAGATTGATATCATTGTATCAGTGTATCTAGACTGATAACATTGACCACAGGAAAATTTCTACTTGTGTGATGATTCATTCCCCCCTTAACCTAGTCCTAAAAACACGTaatagcagagagagagagatgtgtttTTGATTGTCATTCTGTAGTTCCTGCAGCATTCAGATTGTGTCCAAAGAATTAGTGTTCAGCTACTAATAAAAGTGTGAAATTACATTTGCTTCGGATTATATAGctagttcagaaaaaaaagtgtatgtatacatatatgttatgtatatacacacacatcttcatttttattttttccttgttatatGCTAGATCCCTTGATAGAGGTATCAAGTATTCCTTCCTCTCAAAGAAGTTTGTTTGAAGTAAATAATAATTCAAGACAGCAAATAAATTTCACATGTGTTGAGGCAGTGCTTTTTGGGAGTTTGGAGGAGGGTGGAATCACTTAAAAGGGTTTGAATTATGCTTTGAAGGAAGGGTATTTGAGTGGTCTTGGAAAGGGACAAATTACATTGGGGAGCACACAAAGATAGAGGCAGGTAAATGTAAGTAGGTCAATTTAATAGGAATGGAAGGTTCTCACAGGGCTGTAGTTCATGAGCCTGGTTTGAGCTAGAGTATGGATGCCTATGAATGCTGTACATCATAGAGATTTGACTTATTCAGTAGACAGTCAGGACCAGTGCAGAAGTTTCTGAGTAGGGGACTAACATATGAGTAGCATTTTAGGAAAATTAATCTTGTAGGAAGGTTAATCCTTGCTTATTTACGGGTATATAGCAGGGATCAGCAAACACTATGCCTGCAGCCTAAATCCAGCCTGAggtctttttaaactttaattaattaattaatttacgtAAACTCTGCTAGCAAAgaatggtttttttattttatttttttatttttccatggctgtacccacggcatatggaagttactggcttaggggttgaattggagctgcaaaggccaggctatgccacagccacagcagtgccagatccaagccacatgtgtaacctacaccgaagcttgcagcagcatcagatccttaacccactgagtgaggccagggatctaacctgagtcctcagggacactgtgttgggttcttaacccactgagccacaatgggaatttccggtttttaatttttaaagggtttaaaaaacaaaacccaaaaagtgCAATAGAGATGATGTATGGCCTGTGAAGCCtatttactatttggccctttatagaaaaaatttgTTGATTCATAATGTATGTTTGTGGTTCTCAAAACGTGACTCTAGACCAGCAGCATAATGTGTTtctactctatttttttctggacttgtaatatctttcatttcattatttcagGCCGTTATCATCTTCCATCTGGGCAGTTAGTTATAAATGCCTCCTAACTGTCTTTCTGCCAGCCTTATCCCCCTTAAGTCCATCTTCTGCATTGCTGCCTAAATAATCTGTCTGACCACATAATTTCTTTGCATAAACCTCACCCATCTTGCCTGTTGTGTAAGGTCTAAGTCCCTTCATGACTTGgcatctttctgtctctttggccATTTCCCCCAACACCATCCCACTTCTTGCTTTTACTATCCTTAAGCAACGTCTAGCAGCTGttcattgtttctttaaatacaCTGTGCTGTTTCTTATCACTGTGTTTTTATTCAAGCTGTTTCCTGTGTTGGAATGCACTTTGCCAGGGTACCTCCTTCTCATCTTTTAAGGACTCAGGTGTTAAAACCTCCAGGAAGCCTAACCCTGGCTGTTTTTTGATATTCTTCTTTGTTCCCATAATATCCTGTTATCTGTATATGTGGTCTTCTGTAAGATTATGAATTCTTAGAAGCCAGGGTCCATGtcttactcatttctttttgtatCAGAAGTTCTCAGCACAGAGAACTTTCATGGTAGATATTCAGTAAGTATCCGAATAAGCGAATGTTAAAGTGTTTGCCATATAGTAGACTTGGACagagttattaatttttaaatctctaagaGCATTGGGGACAATTCAGGACCATTGCTAGTTAAGTCTCTGAGCGTAGTATAGGTGAAGAATCTTCTGGGGGGTAGGAAACAGACCTAGTTGAAGTCCTTATttaatgtaagatttttttttttttttttttttcccttttggctgccccatggcatatggaagttcccgggccagggatcagatccaagctgcagttgcgacctgtgccacagctgcggcaatgagggatcctttaacctactgtgcaggactggggattgaacctgtgtcctggccctgcagagacgcagccaatcctgttgtgccacagtgggaacacctaatataagatttttaaagaagtaagacataaatatacatataaaagtatACAGCTAgatgaatttttacaaaataatcatATCAATGTAGTCATCACCCAGCTCAATAAACGTCCTTACTGGTATTCCCAACTCCTCCCACTGTGTTCCTTGTTTCCTAAAACTGTAGAacaattttatctgtttttgaaCTCTGTATATGTGGAAGCAAATAGTATAACTTGTTTGAGCTTCTGCTCAACATTACCTTTATGAGATTAATCCATGTTgtattgagatttgttttgtcttgttgttttattctgttaataAACAACAGTTTATCCCTTcttttggtggacatttgggttatttacagttttgctgctttgaacatttttttaatctttttcctaatgaacatatatgtacattttttggGGGTATATATTTTAAGTGGAATTATTAGGTCATGCTTATGGCTATGGTATATTTAGTTTCAGGTGATTTTGCTAAAGTTTTGCCAAGTGCTTATAcaaatttacactcccaccagttATATGAAAGAATTCCAGTTGTTCTACATCTTTGTcggcacttggtattgtcagtcttttatttttagttattctgGGAGGGTGTGTGGTGGTACtgtgttgttttgattttatttccctgCTAACTAATGAAGTTGAGCACCTTTTCGTATTAGGGGTTTATTGGCTGTTCTGACTTCTGcttttgtgaagtgtctgttaagttttttgctctttttctactagagtatttattttttttcatattgatttgtagttctttatatattctggatatagtCTTTTTAGGTATATGTATTCTAGATATCTTCTGCAGCCTTTTCAGGATCTTGATGTCTTAGCGAATCACAGTTCTTAATGGCATGAAGTTAAAAAAGTGGTATCTTTTCTCCCAAGAGATAGAACATTTTCAGAATTCCAGAGGGACGtattacattttaatgttttctgaaattggtatattttatatcttaagtGTATATTTAATGTGGGAGGGCTTTTCCTTCCTTAGAAAGTGGTTGTTATATTGACATTACATCTTATGATTACTAGTATCACAGCActgagtaaatataaaaaaactaaTGATTTCTTAAGGCATTCTTGAAATAGTTTTATGATATCTATGTTAAtagcaattttactttttaagtttaattctgTCATGTTTCTAAATATGcgtaataaaattatattaaggtTCTATAGTTGGAAAAACCACAACTTTTTTTTGGCATGTACTTTTGAGTTCTAGAGTGTCAAAATATATCTTGGtatttgagaaatttaaaaactgactaatagttcccatcatggcacagcggaaacgaatccgactaggaaccatgagggttgcgggttcaatccctggcctcgctcagtgggttaaagatctggcattgccatgagctgtggtgtggatgtgtttttctgctgtgcaatgacaggaactcctgtgtgatgatttttctttgcatctcatccttttttttttaaatcttggagaaaggcaagaaggaaagaacaaactTAATAGGTAAACTGTTGAGATTATTGCTCGATTAcctctttttcactttctttcctaTCCTTTCACGTGCCATTTCCAAGTCAGTAATCTTCTTCTCTACCTGCAGAGTGTAGTTTATGTTATCTACTTCTGAGTTTTTGaccatttgtcatttgtggaactccctggtggcctatcgcttaaggaattggcattgtcactgctgtggcttgtgttcctgctgtggggtgggttgcatccctggcccaggaacttagtATGGGTGCAGTGCTCCCCCCACTTCTCAAAAAGTCATTTGTTAAGTGTATTCCATATTTGTATTACATGTTTGTGTATGTAACCTCTAATCTTCAAAAGGCCAATGCCAATACAAGGTTGGTATTATCTCCTTTTATGGATATGGAAACAATgattcagagaggttgagtaacttgttTAAGGTGTAGCAAGTGAGTGGAAGAGCCAGTTTGACTTCAAAACTAGAGTTTAATGGAAAGGCAGGGAGGTATGAGGAGATTTGCTGCCCCAAACACTGAACTTTTCTGTTCGATTCAGGTTTTTCCAAACTACAGTATAGACATTTAATTCACACTTACGTATCATTTAAGGTTTATAAAGCAGTTTCTCATacatttttgattttcaaaataatcttaTAATTAGGTATAGGATAGGTAAGGCAGGCTGGTTTTCAATCCATCCTCACCTTGCTGTTTCATTGATGAGAAACTAAGACTTGAAGGAAGCTAAATTGCCTGACTAGTAAATGGttgagctggaatttgaacctagGACTTCTATCTGAAGCTTAGTATTTTATATAGTGATGCCAGAGTAAGTAAAAGTTGAACTGTTTGGAATCAGTGTCTCTATAATtgtcagaaaatataaataataaaaatataacaaatatttatgaatattgaaTATTATTCATAGAGTAAAATACTGACAAAGGaattggtatattttatttatttatccatttttttgtctttttgacttttctagggct includes:
- the LOC125128487 gene encoding proline-rich protein HaeIII subfamily 1-like, which codes for MNEEAAAAAAAAAGAAPQGDETPRAQPRRRRQRGGDQPAGAVAAAATITTNSGDRRKMRPAAALPKPGKPWPRPPESPLLPSRGRFRRAAPTAPSPPGRPPGANAGDPTPVTPRPPPPPTPRGTPRTHPYPQRGPPARPAAGPPAPPRASSGRAARLTTDTGQARRHLGSGGPARRQRRLQLRAHKSPGPGPEPGKADPEKSQRFLTRHSNESCPLSMPSSRGQACRGFSTCTLRSPGFSGSRGWEGEGVRSRTQPQGKPPPPANFLKRRAQRTRRGSSPRGKSPRFPHHNRSP